The following DNA comes from Hypanus sabinus isolate sHypSab1 chromosome 15, sHypSab1.hap1, whole genome shotgun sequence.
TCGTGTCTCGATCAAACCGTGGAAGAAATAACCATCTCCtcttaaactcttctcgctgtttcCACTGGCTGACCCGCACGCTTGCAGCCGTGCCGCGATccaactgctgaagaaataatcaaggatattgcctggattcgTGAGCataacttatgagaataggttgaatgaacttggcattttctccttggagcgacggaggatgagatgtgacgtgatagaggtgtataagattattggaggcattgatcgtgtggatagttagtggcattttcccggggctgaaatgtgTATCAGGAGAGGGCTCAGTTTTAATAttcctggaagtaggtacagaagagaatttttttttttacgtgTGGAGTGGTAaaaagaaagttttttttttacgtcgAGAGCAtcaaatgggctgccggcaacggtggtagaCGACGAGAATACGGTAGTGTCTTTTAAGAAGCTTATGGATAAGTACACAGAGCTCTGAATAATAGTTGTCTATGGGTATCCCTGGGTAATTTCTACAGTATGTacttgtttggcacagcattgtgggtgaaggacctgtattgttccgtagtttttctatgtttccatgaagcaaatGTGTACGTTATACTGCAGAAGCGAGGGGTTAACGATCTCATGTATACTAAAGCCAGTTGATCAAAAACACAGGTGATTAATACATTGCCGGGTACCGCGTCTAGTCTGGTTGCTATCCATGGGTTCCTCCTCGAAGTAAACAATTACGCTTTTTTTTGTGTAAAGCTCCCGAAAGCCTCAATACTGAATAACAACAAACAGTACGAAGCTTCCAAGCCTTTGAGAAATAAGTGAgattggctatgcctgtacctcataTTTTACCATCTTGAGctgagaagaaaaaaatatattataaTAACGACAAACTCTAGTTGCACATATAGGGACTTTTATGCAGAATGTTATTTTTTCTGACTACCGTTATCTATCTGATTTTCAGAGACCAACATGCGCATTTGTTGCCAAGTAGTATATTCCCTATATGATACGGGACTGGATATTTTTTTCACAACTGCTGCTTCTTcagaatttttattttgtttaagtTAGACTGCTTGATGCTGAACACCTTCAACATTTTCATACTTCCTTTATCACATGGGTATTTACAGAAATAACTTGTATTGCATAgggatgctgatgctttgtgaAATTTCAAGTGAGATATATTCGAAAAGGAACGCCCCAGAATATTCAGGAAGAAGATCCTTGTTTTCCAGTGCAGTATATTGAAAAGTATTGTTAGTTTGGGAGAGTGGAATGCCCCAATGTAATGGGAATTCcctcttaaaaaaaaactcccGTGCGCAGTTTCTTCCTGTAGTTCACATTACAGTGCAATTGCACACATCTAACTCTCATGGTTGGATACAATTGACAACAAACGATTAAACTCATTGGATCACAGAAATGCTGATGCGTTAACTCTGAGTGAGTGCGAAGGTTGTGATAATTTTCTTGCCAAAATGCCATTCCATTACTGGTATAATGACTTACAGAGATATCTGCTGAAAATAATGCTAAATGGATCATTTTCTCAACAACTGCATTTTATTGTTGTACAATATAAAATATTTAGGACGACAATACAGCTTTAAGAACAGCAGTTGTAATTGTCGAGAAGAACTGGTTGTGTCGCTGTCTACCAATGAGAAGCTCCAGGGAACTGATAGATCCATTGCCCCTCCTTCACTCAGAATAAAAAGGATGGAGTCGACTAAAAACGCGATCATTAAGTCCGTTTCAGCTGTGGAGTTAGGATGATGCAGAAAGTCTCCTGTCTGTATAGATTCGGTCCTTATCTGTATGAGTCTGCATTTTGTCGTTCGGACAGTCGAACCGATTAATCGAGGCCTGTTTATTTTTCAAATTAACTGCATACGGAACAATGGCGTGTGTATGGAGGCTAAAACTCACTCTAATTGCTTCTATTTTTATCCTGTGTGCCCTGGAGAAGATTTCAGGGCAAATTAGTTACCCTATTCAGGAGGAAATGGAAGAGGCATCATTTGTTGGGAATATCGCTGAAGATATGGGATTGAATGCACAGCAATTAGCAACTCGTAAATTCCGATTGAGCGCTGATGACGGAGGGCGGTATATAAAGGTCAGTTTGGATGATGGGATTTTGTCTATTTGTGACAGAATCGACCGGGAACGTCTTTGTGGGCAAACAGATAGGTGTACGATGCCCTTTGAAATAATACTGGAAAATCCGTCGGAGGTGATTCACGGGGAGCTGGTGATTCTTGATGCGAATGACAATTCACCCACTTTCCGGGAGAGGAGTATTCCGTTGCAGATATCCGAAGCCATTCCTACTGGAGCACGCTTCCGTCTCGAGAGGGCTGATGACCCCGATGTTGGAATAAATACTGTCGTTGACTATGCAATCAGTTCAAGTGAGTACTTTAGTCTAAAATCACGGAGAACCGAGGAGGGTATTGTAATTGCTGAATTGATTTTAAAGAAATCTTTAGACCGGGAACTGCAGTCATCTTTTCAACTGGTGCTTACGGCTATGGACGGTGGGGCTCCTCGGAGAACCGGAACAGCTGACATTGTCATTACTGTAATGGATATAAATGATAATCCGCCTGTATTCGAACATGATGTTTACCGGAGTAGCATAAGGGAAAATACACCCCGAGGTACATTAGTGATGATAGTTAAGGCAAACGATTTGGATGAGGGGTTGAATGCAAAGCTGACATATTCCTTCAGTGGATTTACTTCACAGAGGGTGCACGGTGTTTTTAGTTTGGTTCCAGACACTGGAGAGATTGTAATTGAAGGGCAACTAGATTTTGAAGAAACAAACAGCTATTCACTCGATATTCAAGCTGTTGATCGCGGGTCTCCTGCGAATACAGGACACGCCAATGTCCAGATTAAAATTATTGACGTAAATGACAACGCACCCGAAATAAAAGTGACGTCACTGACGAATCAGATCCCGGAAAATGCCCCACCAGGAACTTTCATAACCTTAATCAATGTTATCGATCGGGATTCTGGAGAGAACGGTCAAGTGCGCTGCGAGATACAAAATAACCTACCTTTTATGTTACAAGCATCATCGAATCATTATAAGTTAGTTACGCGGGAAAGATTGGACCGTGAATCGGTAATTGAGTATGCAATAAATGTTTCAGCCTGGGATTTGGGGTCACCTTCCCAGTCAACAAATACAATCATCCATATTGTAGTCACGGATGTAAACGATAACGCCCCACACTTTTCTGAATTATCCTACAACATATATGTGTCTGAAAATAATGCTCCTGGCGCATCCATATTCACAGTGTCTGCTTCCGATCCTGATCTGGGGCAGAATTCATCTGTTTCGTACTCcattctggaagattatttccaaaatctgccaGTGTCCACATACCTCAGCGTTAACTCCAGGAACGGCACCATTTACGCCTTGCGCTCTTTTGACTATGAGGAATTCAAAAAAATTCAGATCCTCGTTCAAGCCCGTGACGCTGGGATACCCTCGCTGAGCAGCAGCGCTACAGTGCAAGTGATTACTCTGGATCAAAATGACAACGCTCCGGTAATCATTTCACCTTCAGCACAAAGTGGTTCAGCATCCGCGCTGATCATTCCTCAGTCAGCGGGTCAGGGGCATTTCGTCACCAAAATTATGGCTACAGATGCAGATTCCGGTCAGAACGCCAGGATCTTTTACCAAATGGTGAAAGCTACTGAATCAAATTTGTTTATGATTGGTCAAACGTCCGGAGAAATCAGAACAACGCGTAAAATCATGGATGGGGATCTTTCCACACAAACGTTGGTCATCATGGTGAAAGACAACGGGCAGCCAAACCTATCCAGCACGGTTACACTTCACGTCACAATTTTGCAGAATAGCACCGAAACACTCCCCGAAAGCAGTAATTCAGTGAATACTTCCGAATATTTGTCTGATCTAAAtctttatttattgattattttcaGCTGCACTTCCATTGTCTTTCTTCTGATTATCATTGTGTTGATCTGGATCAAGTGTAAACAGGGCAGAAATAACCCCCAAGAGTATACTTCGCCCAGTTATTGTTGCAAACGTGGAGATATGCAGGACACGTGCAATCGAAGATCTGTA
Coding sequences within:
- the zgc:123181 gene encoding protocadherin gamma-C5, coding for MACVWRLKLTLIASIFILCALEKISGQISYPIQEEMEEASFVGNIAEDMGLNAQQLATRKFRLSADDGGRYIKVSLDDGILSICDRIDRERLCGQTDRCTMPFEIILENPSEVIHGELVILDANDNSPTFRERSIPLQISEAIPTGARFRLERADDPDVGINTVVDYAISSMMF